CTATCGAGCTCCAGGTTACTGCAATAAATTATTTTCTCTTTTAATAATTTTCTTGCACGTTGAATTCTGCTTTTAGTGGCCGTTAAGCTTAAATTTAATTTTTTTGAAACATCTGCCTGTTTCATCTCTTCAATATCCGATAATTGAAGCGGGACCGCGTACTTCTCAGGTAAGAGTTTAATAAGAGGTTTTACCAGCTTTTGAGCATCTTCATACATATTGTTTTCATCTTCTTCGAAAATATCAGGAACCTCGTTGGTAAATTTATTTTTCTTTTTAAAATAATCAACAGTTGTGTTATGGGCAATTTGGTACATCCATGATCTTACATTTTTAATCTCTTTATCAGAACAGCAAGCATTATAAATTTTCAAAAGCACCTCATGAGCCAGATCATTGGCTACATCTTTATCCTTTACTTTTTTTAAAATATAAAATTCCAATCCACTTTTATAATTGGACCATATTGATAAGACGTCTATGTTATTTTTTATTTTCAGATTATTGCTATTGAATTCAGCCCAGTAACATTGTGAAAAATACGAAAAATTAATTCTGTATTGAAGAAAAAAACCTCAGATTACCCTGAAGTTTTTCATTTGCGATTGTTGCGGTCTGGACGGGACTCGAACCCGATAATTAATTTATTCATTTTTAGCAACTTAAGATCTATTTTTCTTTATTAACCCCTCCAAGGTTGAAATTTCGAATCTTGCCTGTTCGATAACAGGTCTCATGATCACTTTCTTCTGTAGAATCCGTAAAAATAAGACTCGGAGTTAAAGTCTTACTAAGGGATTCACCTATATAAAATGTTAAAACACCAAAAATTGGAGATTTAGAATTGCACATACACCCAACGATCGTATTCGGGGCAATTTTGCAGTGAACAAATTAAATAATCAAAACTCAAAAAAATGAAACAATTAAAAAACGTCCTTTTAGTTTTAGGGATTTTAGCAAATAGCCAGTTTCTCATATCTCAATCACAAGAAGAGGCCCTGGCACAAAAGTTAATTAATCCGCTGGCCAATATAAGTGCCTTACCCGTACAGCATAATATTGGAATTGGTTCTCCCGTTTATGAAGGTGCTTCTTACACTATGTCTTTGCAGCCCATGATCGGAACTGAGTACAAGAACTTTAATCTTTTGCACAGAGGAGTTCTAAACACTGCTTATTTCCCTTCAATATCAACCGATCTTGGCCCAACTGTGGGAATATCAGATTTCAATTATTCAATATTGTATTCACCAAAGAAAGTTGGTAGTATAGTATGGGGAGCTGGTCCGTCAATTTCAATGCCAACAGCGACTGAAAATTTCTTGGGAACTGGAATGTGGAGTGCCGGTGCTTCGATGATTTTTGTATACCAGAAGGAAAAGTGGACTTTTGATATGATATTTACCCAAACTATATCATTTGCAGGCGATCAGGAAAGAAAAAACGTAAGCAGTCTTGTTGCTCAAACTTTGGCGGCTTATAATCTGGGAAAAGGATGGATGATAAATACCTTTCCTACTATAAAGGCAGACTGGACGGCTCCTAATGGTCAACAATGGACTCTGCCCGTTGGAGGTGGTATTAACAAAGTTGCTTTTTTAGGCAAATTACCTGTTTCTTTCGGTGCCCAGTATTATTACAATGCTATCAGACCTGACTTGGCACCTAAAGGGGAGCTTCGATTCACTACTACAATTGTATTTAATAAGTAACACGGAATCATAAATTTTATACCTAATCTCAGCTTAAAAATATTAAAATGAAAACAAGAATATTGAGTGATGAACGTCCATTATTTCTAGGAATTATAACAACGTCCCTTTTCATGGTATGGGGAAACGAATGGCTCACCGACCTTAAAGGTTTTGGACTCCCATTAATTTACTTTCTCTGGCTATTTGCAATAATGCTAATATCCTCTTTCAAAGTGGTTAAGCATGCCGATATGCTTGCCTTAAAACTTGGAGAACCATATGGTACTTTGATACTCACATTATCAGTAATCACCATTGAAGTCAGTATGATTTCTGCAATGATGTTGGTTGGAGAGGATAATCCTACCATGGGACGGGACATGATGTTCGCGGTTATTATGATCGTACTGAACGGACTGATAGGATTGTCCTTGATCATAGGTGGTATTAGGCATCGTGAACAATCATTCAATTTACAGGGAGCCAACGCCTTTTTGGCAGTTTTAATTCCTATGGCATTCATCGGATTAATACTTCCCAACTATACTATATCCACAGATCCGGGAACTTTCTCTAATTCCCAAATCTGGGCGGTAATTGGCATTACTGTTCTCTTGTACGGGGCATTTTTGATTGCTCAAACGATCCGACATAAAAATTATTTTATGGGGCCCCTTTCTGAAGTTTCGAATGGGGAACATCATAAACCAAAGTCAGTCAAATATCACAGTGGTTTCTTGATAGCCTATATGATTGTTATCGTTCTCCTCTCAAAAAAGTTAGCTATATTAATTGATTTTGGCATCGAGCAGATCAGTGCTCCAGTTGCCTTGAGTGGTCTGTTCGTTGCAATTATTGTTCTTACCCCGGAAGCATTAGCAGCTTATCAGGCAGCCTTGAGAAACAACCTGCAACGTTCCATCAATATAGGTTTGGGCTCTGCCCTGGCTACCATAGGGTTGACTGTCCCTGCCATTTTGATGATCGGTATGTTCTCAGGCAAAGAAGTGGTTCTTGGCCTCGGTCCGGTAGATACTTTCCTGCTGGTTTTGACTGTTGTTCTCAGTATCGTCAATTTTTCCAGTAAACGTAGTAATATTCTTCATGGACTTGTTCATCTGGCAGTTTTTCTACTGTATATATTAATGATTTTTGATTCATGATGAACGCTTATGAATTTCCTGAACTTTAAGCTAATTTTGTTAAGGTACAATTTTAGGCAAGCATCAAATACCGCGATTGTAGAAATAACTTTGGTATCATCGCCTTTATTAATTATATTGTTTTGAATTAAAATCGAATTATATAAAATAAACATACCTTAATTCTTGTACTTCATCAAAACAAATTAGTTCGGATTTTTTTTGCTCTCCATAAGTATTCCCTATTGAATAATTTGTACCAGAATCCGGGTCTCCGAAAACAAAATGTATATTGTAAAAATTTCATTGAAACAATAAATCTATGAACGGTGTAAATGACTCATTAAAGTCTCGAAAGAAAAAGATATTCCAATGGCTCTTTAGTCTAATGGTTTTTCTAATGATCGGGATTTTTATATTCCTAATAATGATTTTTAAAAACCAGGAAAAATTATATGAAAGGCAGGCAAATCGATATTATTCGTATCGTCTGGGTGATGAGTTAAGACAGACTGATGATTATCTCACCGAATATTGCAAAAACTTTGTCATAACAGGGGATTCAATTTGGGAAAAGAGATATTGGGATCTTGTTGCAAAGCGAGAAGGGAAAGCTCCATTAAGAGGTGGAGCCAACACTTCTCTATTGGACAGTATGCAAAATATGGGGTTTTCTGATCAAGAATTTGACCTCTTAAAATTAGCCCTTCAAAAGTCAAATCAGCTTGTTAAAAAGGAGTCAATCGCGTTCAATGCAGCGAAAGGAATATTTTTGGATAGCGTGAATGAATTTAGCATCAGAAAAGAACCTAACATTGAATTCGCTCTTCAGGTTTTACATGATAAAGAATACCTTCTTATGAAAAAAGAAATCATGGAACCCATCATTAAATTTGAGAGCCTGATTGAATCAAGGACGAAAGCTACAGTTGACAAATACAATGATAAAAGCCAACTCCTGCTTATTCTGACAATCCTGTCTATTCTGATTGCAGTTTTTATTTCCATAATAGCATATAATTTAATTATTAAAAGGCTTGCATATATTGAAGATCTGGCAAATGAACTACGTCTAAAAACGAAGGAACAAGCATGTCTTTTCAAAATATCTCAACTAACTGAAAGCACCGGTAAAAGTATCGAGCATGTTCTTGAAAGTGCCGTATCCATAATTCCATTTGGATGGAAATATCCAGAAAACACCAGTGCTCAAATTGATTTCAAGGGTAATTTATATTCTTCGGTGAATTTTACCGTATCTCCCTGGACACAAGAGGCAACGATTAGAGCTGAAGGCAAATCGATTGGTACCATAAAAGTTTTCGTTCAAAAGGATGGATTAAGTGATTCTGAATCACCCTTTTTGGATGAGGAAATCGTGCTGATAGAATCGATTGCCTCTTTAATAAGTAGTTTCTATGAGAGAAAATCCTTTCTAGATAACTTGTCTGCAGCAAATGAGGAGCTGGCATCAGAGATCAGTTATAAAATTGAGACAGAAAAAGAGCTTAAAAAAAGTGATGAACGGTTTAAACTAGCAACTCAAGGCTCCAATGCAGGAATCTGGGATCTGGATGTAGCCAGTAGAATTGCATACTGGTCTCCATTACATTATGAAATATTGGGATATTCGCCGGGAGAATTTACACCAACATTGGATTTCGTTAGAAGTATTGTTCATGAGGATGACAGGTCAATTTTTGATGAAATAGTTCAAAATCATGTCACGAAGGGCACAGCATTAGATTTTGAGGCTAGATTTTTTACAAAACAGAAGGAAGTTATATGGTGTAGGTCAATAGGCGCCTCATCTCGAGATAAAAATGGAAAATCGGTCAGAATTGTTGGTACTTTTGTGGATATAACGGATAAGAAGATGGCAGAAAAAGCTTTAGCTGATAAGGAGCAACAACTTCAATTTGCCTTAGATGCTTCCAATGAAGGAATATGGGAGATTAATGGAGATTGCAACTATATTGATTTTAGTGATCGGTGCTATACAATGTTGGGTTATATTCCTGTACAGGATAACTCGAAACAATTCGATTTTTGGAAACGTTTAGTTTCCGATGAGAGTCAATCAAAGGCTCTAATCAATCAAATAGCTGAAATAAAATTATCAGGATTTCATGATGGTATCTGCAGGATGCTTGCAGAGAATGGTGAATACAAGTGGATTCATACAAAAGGAAAAGCGGTTGAATTTTCAGAAGATAATAAGCCGTTGAGAATTGTGGGAACAATGACTGATATAACTGAGAGGATGCGGCAAGAAGAAAAAATAGTCAGTACCATTTTAGAAACAGAAGACAAAGAACGGAGTAGAATCGCGAGAGAAATACATGACGGATTGCAGCAAACCATGTCTACCTCTTTGATGAGCTTGGAAAAAGTAAGAAGCTCAACAGATTTTGAGAATGAAGATGTATATGAAAGATTCCATATGGGTTATAAATTCCTAAAAAAGGCCATTGAGGAGAGTCGTAACCTCGCTCATAATTTAATGCCCAAAGTCGTGGATGAAAACGGTATCGTAAAAGCCATTCATTCGCTGATAAGCGCGATCCAAAACTCCTCGGAAACAATTTTTTATTTTGATGACAATCTTGGTGAAGAACGTTTGAAACTGTCCTATGAGATGACTCTTTACCGCATCACCCAGGAAGCGATCAACAACGTAATAAAATATGCCAATGCCACCAAATGTAATATTCAGCTTCTCAAACACTCCAATGTTTTAATGTTAACTATTGAAGACAATGGAGAGGGTTTTGATGCGGCGAATACAATTAATACCTTTGGCATCAATAGCATGCGTACAAGGGCTGAATCTATTGGAGGCTTTTTTGAAATCAATAGTCAGCCCCATAAGGGAACTCAGATATTTGTGGAATTGCCTTTAAATTAAGTATATGAATGAAATAAGAGTAATTTTAGTAGACGATCATAGTATGATCAGGTATGGTCTGAGGTCATTTCTGGATGGTGATAGAATAGTGGTTGTAGCTGAAGCCAAAAATGGAAATGAAGCTTTGGAAATTTTAAAAAAAGAAGAGATCGATGTTCTTGTGACTGATATAATGATGCCCATAATGGATGGTATTGAACTCACGAAACAGGTTGCTGAAAAGTATCCGAATACCCAGATCCTGGCTCATACTATGATGAATGATAGCCAGAACATAAAACGCATGTTGAATGCAGGTGCAAATGGATATATATTGAAAGATTCTACCCAGGAAGAATTAATAAAAGCAATTCACACTGTCTCTAGAGGTGAGAATTATTATCCCGGAGATGTAACGCAAATTATAATGGATGGATTTGGGTCCAAACCCAAACCCAAGAAGCGGACCTTTGCAGAGATAGCATTAACAGACAGAGAATTGCAAGTGTTGCACCTCATATGCAAAGAAAAATCCAACACAGAAATGGCGGAGGAATTGTTTGTCTCGGTAAGAACGATTGAGGCTCATAAACGTAACCTTATTGAAAAAACAGGTTGTCGAAATGTAGCAGGTTTGGTTTTATACGCCATTGAACAAAATTTATTCGACGATTTATGATTGCGATATAAAGTCTGCATAACATATTCATATCGATAGTTTCAAATTTGCTTTTCCCTTGATTTTTCGTCCCTTATTCTTTTGAATTCCTCTTGTAGGAATATTTTAGATGATAGAAATTTTCCATTATCTACACTATCCTTATATACTGCATATGTCTTACTCTCGTAAGACTCAACCAGGTTCATTAATCCTCCATAAAACAACCTTCAGGTTCTATGTTTGACATAAAGGTGCGTAGTCTGTGTTTTGAAACTCAAGAACACTAAGTAAAATACCTATGGAATATGTGAATCACCAGAATTGTATATATCAGAAATTCCACAATACCAGATACTTACAATAGCTCCATCTTTGTCATGTGAAATTTAATCTTTAATACCAAAACTAAATAAACATGAAACTAAAACTATTTATTTTAAGTCTGACACTGGGCCTCGTAACAACATTAACGGGTCAGAATCAGGAAGCCTATATGGGAGGTGAAGCAGAATTAGTAACCTTACCCAACGGTGGAGTCATCAACAAAAAAGCACCGGAATTAGTTGCAAAAACGCATATTTCGGAGCCTAATATTATTCACGTAACTGAGGGTATATGGAGTTTTGAAGGCTATTCCTTTGCCAACTTTGTTGTAATTGAAGGAGAAACAGGCTTGATCGTTTATGATGCAGGTGAAGATAATGACGATTCCAGGCGCTTTATGAAAGCACTCAGAAAAGTAAGTGATAAACCTATTCACACCATAATCTATAGTCATTCTCATTATGTGTGGGGAGGAAGAGTTATGATTGAAGATAATGAGAATATTACGGTTATTGGTCATCCAATGCTTAATAAAAATATTCTTGAAAGTGGAGGCGCAGGAGCCTCTGTTCCAGAACTAGCACCGGTACTAACAGGAAGGATCTATGAACAATTTAATGTATACCTGCCTTCAGAAGGAATAGATGCTCCATTGGCTAAGAGCCCAATAGGGAGCAATGATAAAGAATTTATTCCTGTTACAAAAACTGCACAAAATGAAGAAATAGTTGTAATTGATGGAATTAAAATGCAATTCTTTACGAATTACCACAGTGATACCAATGATTGTTTGATGGTATTTCTACCAGAAAAAGGTACTATACTCAACAACATATATTGGCCCGCCTTCCCCAATCTATATACTTTAAGAGGTTCTGTTTATCGTGACCCACTTCCTTGGATAGAAGGCTTAAAGAAGATCAAAAGCTTACAAGCGGATCATATGATCAACACCCACGCCACAGCAGTATCAGGCAAGGAAAATGTATCAGAGGCTGTTACCAATTATCATGATGCTCTAGCATTTACCTACGATCAAACAATTCGGAGAATCCTACTGGGCGAATCACCTGATGAACTTCGTCACACTATTCAATTGCCGGAGCATTTGGCCGAATGGCCTGAAAACCAGCTCACCTATGGAGAAATGAGCTATTATCCCCCGAACATATATAACTATGCCCTGGGCTGGTTCGATGGCAATGCATCAAATATCAATCCTGTTCATCCTAATGTTGAGGCAGAAAAAATCGTCGAAGGTTTTGGTGGAATAAAAAACATGATAGAAGCTATAGAAAAGGCCATGAAAAATAAAGAATATGCATGGGCCAACCAACTCTCTGAATATTTATACAAGGTATATCCAAATGACCAGGATGTTCGTCAGTTAAAAGCCGATGCCCTGAGAATGATGGGACAACTAACCATAGCATCAATACCCAGATCATTTTACCTTTCGCAGGCCAGAGCTTTAGAAAATGAAGTGAGTGTTTTACATACGGTAATGCCTTCTAAACATCAAATTTTGGGTTCTGATCCGGGAACTTATGTAAATATGATGCGTGTGAGAATTGATCCTGAAAAAAGCATGGATACTGACAAGATCATATCATTTGAATTTACAGATATTGAAACCGATGCCGCTTTCGCTTTGCATGTTCGACGTGGTGTTGCTGAATATGTAAAAGAGCCTGCCGAATATTATAGAAAAAGTGATGTAAAAATCATGCTGCCACGCGAACTATATGCCGAATACTATACGGGTACAATTTTGTTACATGATTTACTGACAAATAAAAATGTGACTATTGTAGGTAACAAGAAAGACGCAAAACGAATTCTAGAAATGTTTGACCAGTACAACGCTGCAGAACCTAATTTCAAATTCAAAATGGAAATTCAGAATTAGTCATGACGGTCATCAAATTGAGAAATTTTTAGTAATACAAATTAAAAAAGTAAAAAATGAAAACAAAAATTATAACAATCTTAATAATTTTCGTCAGTATCGGTCTGATTGCTGACACGATGAAAAACGAATCGATTGAGCTAAATAGCTTTGATCCCGAAAAGTTGAAGGATCAAATCAATATGTCAGAAGTAACAATATCTTCCATCACTCAAGAATCTGAATACGCTCCCCATGTAAAGGTAGCAGGAGTAATTGGAAAAAACATAAAATTCGAATTACTATTACCCGACAATTGGAACGGAAAGTTTGTCATGGGTGGTGGTGGTGGTTTTGCCGGTTCGGTTATCAACTTCGCCCTGACATACGGTGCAGTTGAGCGAGGTTATGCCACAGTGGGAACCGACACCGGACATGAAGGAAATCCTCTTGACGGAAGTTGGGCCCTGAATGATATGGAAGCTATCACCAATTTTGGTCACCTCGCGGTTCATCGCACAGCGGTCAATGCGAAGGCGATGATTGAAAAATATTATCAAAAGGAGATCGACTTCAGTTACTTCTTGGGATGTTCAAGGGGTGGAGGCCAGGCACTCATGGAGGCGCAGCGATACCCTGAGGATTTTGATGGAATTGTGGCAGGTGCACCTGCCTATAACTGGACGCATGGCATGGCGGCTACTATGGTTCACAACATGAAATATATGTATCCTAACCCGGATGATTTGAACGAACCTATGATAAGCAAGTCTGACCTTGAGCTAATAGAGAGAACCTATCTGGAATTATATGACGAACTGGATGGGATAAAAGACGGAATAATAAACGACCCATCAGTGGTTAATTTTGATGTTGATGTTGAGCTGATTATGTGTGAAGGAGAAAAAACCGCAAATTGTTTAACTGCGGAACAGATTGAGGTACTTAGGGCGATCTATTCAGGGGCAACAGATCCCTGCGGTAACCCTTTGTTTTATGGCTTGCCAATTGGCGGGGAGACAGATGAAGGAGGATGGTTTAAGTGGCTGACCGGTGGTTTTAATAATATTGGGAGTGTTTCCGATTTTCAGGCAGGCGTAACATCAGAATTTGAACCTCCTCATGTGCCCAATATTCAATTTGGGTTTGGAACAGAAGTCATGAAAAACTTAATTTTTCATGATTCCAACTGGACCTATAAGGATTACAATTTTGAAAATTTTGATGATAATTCCAGACTTGCGGCTCATACTTTAAATGCCACCAGCCCTGATTTATCTGAATTTCGAAGTAGGGGTGGCAAACTATTGATGTATACCGGCTGGTCCGATGTGGCAATAAGTGCCTATGGTACCATTGGATATTACGAAGATGTTGTTGCCCATGATCCGAGTGCTGCTGATGATGTTAAGTTGTATATGATGCCCGGAGTACTTCATTGTCTTGGTGGAAATGGACCTTGGTTTATCAACTGGATTGATGAAATTGACAAATGGGTTGCTGGAAACAATTCCCCAGAGGAACTTACCGTCTACTTTGTTGATGAGAACATGGAACCAGATGGTTCAAGACTTTTATGCCCTTATCCAAGTGTTCCTCAATATGACGGTCAAGGAAACCCAAGAGATGTCAAGAGCTTTGTATGTGACTAATCTGATTACACTATGGTGATTACACATGAAAGGTGATTTAGAATATATCCGGTTCTTTTAGGGCCGGATTTTTTTCATCCACAGTTGCAGCTACAGTTGACTAGGTGAATCACCTAAGCATTAGGTGAATTAATAAAGTTCACACATTCTGCATTTCACGGACATGTACCTTTCCTGATATTCTGAAATTTGTGGTATAAATAAATAAAAACAGAAAAAATGAAAATTACAAATGTTATGATCGCCGGTGGTGGAACCTTAGGCTCCCAAATTGCCTGGCAAACAGCCTTCAATGGATTTAAAGTAATTGTTTACGATGCCTTCGATGAAGGGTTGAAAAGGAGTAAAAATTTCCATAATCAATTCGCTTCCTTGTTTCTTAAAGAAAGAGGTGCTGGTCAGTCTGAAATTGAAGAAACCTTCGATAGATTATCATACACAACTAATTTGACTAATGCAGTAAATGATGTAGACCTCATTATTGAAGCGGTCCCTGAAAACTTTGAAATAAAGAA
This DNA window, taken from Lutimonas zeaxanthinifaciens, encodes the following:
- a CDS encoding sigma-70 family RNA polymerase sigma factor; the encoded protein is MEFYILKKVKDKDVANDLAHEVLLKIYNACCSDKEIKNVRSWMYQIAHNTTVDYFKKKNKFTNEVPDIFEEDENNMYEDAQKLVKPLIKLLPEKYAVPLQLSDIEEMKQADVSKKLNLSLTATKSRIQRARKLLKEKIIYCSNLELDSKEKLISIEIKPGCKPLQENPKKNIE
- a CDS encoding calcium:proton antiporter, translating into MKTRILSDERPLFLGIITTSLFMVWGNEWLTDLKGFGLPLIYFLWLFAIMLISSFKVVKHADMLALKLGEPYGTLILTLSVITIEVSMISAMMLVGEDNPTMGRDMMFAVIMIVLNGLIGLSLIIGGIRHREQSFNLQGANAFLAVLIPMAFIGLILPNYTISTDPGTFSNSQIWAVIGITVLLYGAFLIAQTIRHKNYFMGPLSEVSNGEHHKPKSVKYHSGFLIAYMIVIVLLSKKLAILIDFGIEQISAPVALSGLFVAIIVLTPEALAAYQAALRNNLQRSINIGLGSALATIGLTVPAILMIGMFSGKEVVLGLGPVDTFLLVLTVVLSIVNFSSKRSNILHGLVHLAVFLLYILMIFDS
- a CDS encoding PAS domain-containing sensor histidine kinase yields the protein MIFKNQEKLYERQANRYYSYRLGDELRQTDDYLTEYCKNFVITGDSIWEKRYWDLVAKREGKAPLRGGANTSLLDSMQNMGFSDQEFDLLKLALQKSNQLVKKESIAFNAAKGIFLDSVNEFSIRKEPNIEFALQVLHDKEYLLMKKEIMEPIIKFESLIESRTKATVDKYNDKSQLLLILTILSILIAVFISIIAYNLIIKRLAYIEDLANELRLKTKEQACLFKISQLTESTGKSIEHVLESAVSIIPFGWKYPENTSAQIDFKGNLYSSVNFTVSPWTQEATIRAEGKSIGTIKVFVQKDGLSDSESPFLDEEIVLIESIASLISSFYERKSFLDNLSAANEELASEISYKIETEKELKKSDERFKLATQGSNAGIWDLDVASRIAYWSPLHYEILGYSPGEFTPTLDFVRSIVHEDDRSIFDEIVQNHVTKGTALDFEARFFTKQKEVIWCRSIGASSRDKNGKSVRIVGTFVDITDKKMAEKALADKEQQLQFALDASNEGIWEINGDCNYIDFSDRCYTMLGYIPVQDNSKQFDFWKRLVSDESQSKALINQIAEIKLSGFHDGICRMLAENGEYKWIHTKGKAVEFSEDNKPLRIVGTMTDITERMRQEEKIVSTILETEDKERSRIAREIHDGLQQTMSTSLMSLEKVRSSTDFENEDVYERFHMGYKFLKKAIEESRNLAHNLMPKVVDENGIVKAIHSLISAIQNSSETIFYFDDNLGEERLKLSYEMTLYRITQEAINNVIKYANATKCNIQLLKHSNVLMLTIEDNGEGFDAANTINTFGINSMRTRAESIGGFFEINSQPHKGTQIFVELPLN
- a CDS encoding response regulator transcription factor, with amino-acid sequence MNEIRVILVDDHSMIRYGLRSFLDGDRIVVVAEAKNGNEALEILKKEEIDVLVTDIMMPIMDGIELTKQVAEKYPNTQILAHTMMNDSQNIKRMLNAGANGYILKDSTQEELIKAIHTVSRGENYYPGDVTQIIMDGFGSKPKPKKRTFAEIALTDRELQVLHLICKEKSNTEMAEELFVSVRTIEAHKRNLIEKTGCRNVAGLVLYAIEQNLFDDL
- a CDS encoding alkyl sulfatase dimerization domain-containing protein, coding for MKLKLFILSLTLGLVTTLTGQNQEAYMGGEAELVTLPNGGVINKKAPELVAKTHISEPNIIHVTEGIWSFEGYSFANFVVIEGETGLIVYDAGEDNDDSRRFMKALRKVSDKPIHTIIYSHSHYVWGGRVMIEDNENITVIGHPMLNKNILESGGAGASVPELAPVLTGRIYEQFNVYLPSEGIDAPLAKSPIGSNDKEFIPVTKTAQNEEIVVIDGIKMQFFTNYHSDTNDCLMVFLPEKGTILNNIYWPAFPNLYTLRGSVYRDPLPWIEGLKKIKSLQADHMINTHATAVSGKENVSEAVTNYHDALAFTYDQTIRRILLGESPDELRHTIQLPEHLAEWPENQLTYGEMSYYPPNIYNYALGWFDGNASNINPVHPNVEAEKIVEGFGGIKNMIEAIEKAMKNKEYAWANQLSEYLYKVYPNDQDVRQLKADALRMMGQLTIASIPRSFYLSQARALENEVSVLHTVMPSKHQILGSDPGTYVNMMRVRIDPEKSMDTDKIISFEFTDIETDAAFALHVRRGVAEYVKEPAEYYRKSDVKIMLPRELYAEYYTGTILLHDLLTNKNVTIVGNKKDAKRILEMFDQYNAAEPNFKFKMEIQN
- a CDS encoding tannase/feruloyl esterase family alpha/beta hydrolase: MKTKIITILIIFVSIGLIADTMKNESIELNSFDPEKLKDQINMSEVTISSITQESEYAPHVKVAGVIGKNIKFELLLPDNWNGKFVMGGGGGFAGSVINFALTYGAVERGYATVGTDTGHEGNPLDGSWALNDMEAITNFGHLAVHRTAVNAKAMIEKYYQKEIDFSYFLGCSRGGGQALMEAQRYPEDFDGIVAGAPAYNWTHGMAATMVHNMKYMYPNPDDLNEPMISKSDLELIERTYLELYDELDGIKDGIINDPSVVNFDVDVELIMCEGEKTANCLTAEQIEVLRAIYSGATDPCGNPLFYGLPIGGETDEGGWFKWLTGGFNNIGSVSDFQAGVTSEFEPPHVPNIQFGFGTEVMKNLIFHDSNWTYKDYNFENFDDNSRLAAHTLNATSPDLSEFRSRGGKLLMYTGWSDVAISAYGTIGYYEDVVAHDPSAADDVKLYMMPGVLHCLGGNGPWFINWIDEIDKWVAGNNSPEELTVYFVDENMEPDGSRLLCPYPSVPQYDGQGNPRDVKSFVCD